One part of the Haemophilus parainfluenzae genome encodes these proteins:
- the glpT gene encoding glycerol-3-phosphate transporter, with the protein MFGPFKPAPHIAELPAEKIDSTYKRLRWQVFAGIFFGYAAYYFVRANFDLAQPGLIQAGLYSKAELGVIGSAAGLAYGLSKFVMAGMSDRSNPRVFLPFGLLLSGLCMTMMGLFPWATSGIAIMWVMIFLNGWFQGMGWPPCGRTMVHWWSKSERGTIVSIWNTAHNIGGMMPGAMVLLASAIFFSAHGIEAQAKDIWQQSLYYPGIAAMICAIPVYFVMRDTPQSCGLPSIEKWRNDYPDDYNEKTYENDLSTKEIFVTYVLKNKLLWYIALANVFVYLIRYGVLKWSPVYLSEIKHFNIKGTAWAYTIYELAAVPGTLLCGWVSDKVFKGKRGLTGFIFMILTTLAVVAYWMNPATPEAELANYSAWYENPYQLTDFILMTLIGFLIYGPVMLIGLHALELAPKKAAGTAAGFTGLFGYLGGTVSASAVIGWAAQHYGWDGGFYVMIGGGVLAVLLLFIVMVEEGKHKAKLGDTYGK; encoded by the coding sequence CTATTTTGTGCGTGCAAACTTTGACTTAGCACAACCTGGTTTAATTCAAGCCGGCTTGTACTCAAAAGCGGAACTCGGTGTTATCGGCTCAGCAGCTGGTCTTGCCTACGGTTTATCTAAGTTCGTCATGGCAGGCATGTCTGACCGTTCGAACCCTCGCGTATTCTTACCATTTGGTTTATTGCTTTCTGGTCTTTGTATGACTATGATGGGTTTATTCCCATGGGCAACCTCAGGCATTGCCATCATGTGGGTAATGATCTTCTTAAATGGTTGGTTCCAAGGTATGGGTTGGCCTCCATGTGGTCGTACCATGGTACACTGGTGGTCTAAATCAGAACGCGGTACTATCGTATCTATCTGGAATACAGCGCATAACATCGGTGGCATGATGCCAGGTGCAATGGTGCTATTAGCGAGTGCTATCTTCTTCAGTGCTCATGGCATCGAGGCTCAGGCAAAAGACATTTGGCAACAATCGCTCTACTATCCGGGTATTGCTGCAATGATCTGTGCTATTCCCGTTTATTTTGTCATGCGTGATACACCACAATCTTGTGGTTTACCATCAATCGAGAAATGGCGTAATGACTATCCTGATGACTATAACGAAAAAACTTACGAAAACGATTTAAGTACAAAAGAAATCTTTGTCACTTATGTATTAAAAAACAAATTGTTATGGTACATCGCACTGGCTAACGTATTTGTATATTTAATTCGCTATGGCGTATTAAAATGGTCTCCGGTTTACTTAAGTGAAATAAAACATTTCAACATCAAAGGTACTGCATGGGCATATACCATTTATGAATTAGCCGCTGTACCAGGTACATTACTTTGTGGTTGGGTATCTGATAAAGTCTTCAAAGGTAAACGTGGTTTAACCGGTTTTATCTTCATGATCTTAACGACTTTAGCAGTAGTAGCATACTGGATGAACCCAGCTACACCAGAAGCAGAACTTGCAAACTACTCAGCTTGGTATGAAAACCCATATCAATTAACTGACTTCATCTTAATGACCTTAATCGGCTTCTTAATCTACGGTCCTGTAATGTTAATCGGCTTACATGCGCTTGAGCTTGCACCGAAAAAAGCAGCAGGCACAGCAGCAGGTTTTACTGGTTTATTCGGTTACTTAGGTGGTACTGTCTCAGCATCAGCTGTTATCGGTTGGGCAGCACAACACTATGGCTGGGACGGCGGTTTCTACGTCATGATCGGTGGTGGTGTCTTAGCGGTATTATTACTCTTCATCGTAATGGTTGAAGAAGGCAAACACAAAGCGAAATTAGGCGATACCTACGGTAAATAA